The genomic stretch aaattgacagtactgtttaattatacttcagtgttactggcacctttctgttgtcggtgggtgtattaagactttcagatctaggtgggagttattattgcacatatagctgtaggcttctgatttatatcacattcaggtgtaggggaggtgtattttgtcatattcatttgtgatgtgagtttgagctgcagtaagaggatgagtttaactggaagctctgtctccatgtgctgtgagttagagctgcagtaagaggattgtcttttacatttataacttattgcacctatgccaaatattactcttgaccatccacagtggaatatcacacaaacacaataaaccagcttttatttaaacgttttaaaaatgctttcagattttttttctggtgtgtttgggagcaatggctcgattttaatctgcactttgaggatgagtttaactggaagctctgtctccatgtgctgtgagttagagctgcagtaagaggatgagtttaactggaagctctgtctccatgtcctgtgagttagagctgcagtaagaggatgagtttaactggaagctctgtctccttgtgctgtgagttagagctgcagtaagaggatgagtttaactggatgctctgtcccAATGTGCTgtcagttagagctgcagtaagaggattgtcttttacatttataacttattgcacctatgccaaatattactcttgaccatccacagtggaatatcacacaaacacaataaaccagcttttatttaaacgttttaaaaatgctttcagattttttttctggtgtgtttgggagcaatggctcgattttaatctgcactttgaggatgagtttaactggaagctctgtctccatgtgctgtgagttagagctgcagtaagaggatgagtttaactggaagctctgtctccatgtgctgtgagttagagctgcagtaagaggatgagtttaactggaagctctgtctccatgtgctgtgagttagagctgcagtagcaggatgagtttaactggaagctctgccccaatgtgctgtgagttagagctgcagtaagaggatgagtttaactggaagctctgtctccatgtgctgtgagttagagctgcagtaagaggatgaatttaactggaagctgttttgtttgcagGATACCGCAGTCACTGCAGTCCTGCTCTTTAGAAGAGAACAGTTCAGAGAAATTATCTTTCACAAGACAGgtgagttctgttttttttcaattgtttttaattaatttgtgttttaattgtattgtaagtttcatttgaatatataaTGCACGTATCAAATACAATATATAGAATACATAGTTGAGgccaaacgtttacatacacctaagcTAAGGACATTCAAACTCTATTTTTCACTAcagcacacatttcatgttaccatacattctctgtgttaagtcaattagggtatttacttcatttccataagaggtcttttaaaaaaaatagatgggACAGATTTAtgtcagcttttatgtactatatcagattttcagttatGCACTTAAATAGATTGTCAAAAGCAAAAAGTGTGGTTTttctaaacaaataaaaaaaaaaatttaaaaactactttttacattatgatcaaaaaaaaaaagattgcaattagacattccagtgcCAAGTAAATGACCTAAAAGCAAACTACTGCTACCCTCTCTAAGATCTACCCATCGGGACTTTTGCCCCTGTTTGGAAGCCTCATATTCGTTACAGCAATCATACAGTGTTCAGTTCTTCAAGCTCGTTTACATACTGTAGCTTTCGAACGTAGCTTACGCCGTCCTTCTAGCTGAAACTACAGCTTAGCTATTCTACTACGTACTGACTTACTTTCACTTTGCATTTTCACGTAGCGCATGAGTGGAAGCTTAGCGCACACTTTAGTAGAGCTTTGACTATTGGCAAATGCTTTGCATAAAAGATACTGAAGTACTATAAAGGGcactatattattataaattgttAATGATTCGATTTTAtagttttgtcattttcctctTTGTGATGCCAAATATGCCAAACACGGAACTGTGTAATGTGtgggtatattttatttgtagttgtgtaaatacagaaatatgaattACTTTCCCGGCAAGATTATACAGGTGCAACAACAatagtttaatgttttatttttagttatccAGCAAAGCAGTGTAATGACTGAGAGGTTTTCATGAGTCAGAGGGGGGCTCGAAGCTGCCTGCACACATCCAAAAGTGCTGCAGGCAGCCACGCTACCCAGTGAGCCACTAGCGAAGGAGATATATAAGCAgaattttgtggttttaaacaaGTGCACGTCTATACATGTCATTTTGCGTGTGCATCCGATGAgtcgttagcaaggtagctataAGGAAATTTTATACCTACTGGAGAGGCAGGGTTATGAGAGGACAATTTCTTATGGTTGTTAGAGTTACACAGTACATACACCTCAGTGCTCGGCAGTATCCTTGTGCCTCGGAACTTGAACTCATTCAGTTACTTTCTTTCAGACTCTAATGCCAAAGGAttgtaattatactgtattcTAACCCGAGTTACTGGGACAGGTGGTTTAGGCCCGAGGACTCAGTTCCAGCACCTCAGAAATTCAGAAGTTGTGTGCTATGACACTTTGCACCAGTCTTAGAGGTTTTAACATGGGTTCCACATGGGTCAGATTCCAGATTCTTGTTGTAGCCTGGGGCTGCACTATCAGAGGGGTGGACACTTGTATCTGCCGTGGCACCCAGATGTTGCGACGTCACATCGGGCTCGGTACTCAGAGGTCCAGTGACCACTAGTACCGGCCTCCATCTCTGAGACTTAAAGGTGTGGTTCCCTCCGGACAGATACTGGACAGTCTCATCTGCACTCTCAGAGGGGTTGAGACGTGTACCGCCTTGGGACCCAGGCAACCGGGTTTAGTATCAGCACTTATCAGACTCTGCTTTCAGGCTGGAATTTAGGAGCGTAAGCTATGCACCCGGCTTAGCACTGGTCATTTATTTGTTCCTCATAGGCTAGAAACCTAATCCTTTAACCTTGTTACTGCACTCAGAGGTGTTTATATTAAGGCCTAAAGCCTTTAAACTTGTTACTAGACTTGTACTCTGAGGTTTTTATATTAAGGTCTAAAGCCTTTAAACTTGTTACTAGACTTGTACTCAGAGGTTTTTATATTAAGGTCTAAAGCCATTAAACTTGTTACTAGACTTGTACTCAGAGGTTTTTATATTAAGGTCTAAAGTCTTTAAACTTGTTACTAGACTTGTACTCAGAGGTTTTTATATTAAGGTCTAAAGCCTTTAAACTTGTTACTAGACTTGTACCCAGAGGTTTTCATATTAAGGTCTAAAGCCTTTAAACTTGTTACTAGACTGGTACTCAGAGGTTTTTATATTAAGGTCTAAAGCCTTCAAACTTGTTACTAGGCTTGTACTCAGGTAATCAGTTCCGAGGCTCAAGAACATTTACCACAGTGCCCTAGGACACCGCACCTCAGCTTGTATGCACTGATATTAGTGGGTTAGCATATGGCCGGTGATGCTGTGGACAAAGTGAGGTTATTCACGAAATTATGGATCATACTGAAACCATAGTGGTTTATtgttactatatatatatatatatatatatatatatatatatatatatagaaagtAGAAACATAAGAGTCTTCTCACACATTTAAGTTCTAACATAGATACATTCTAATGAACACACATATATGTCACATACCCAGCATGTTTCCATACGGACAAGAGTATGGTACCCGGAGAATCTGATAAGCAGGCTTCTCCCAGATCTGCTTCCTTGCTCCCCTTAAATGTCATCCCGACCACACCTCCCAAACTCCACGTTTCCCTCAATTTGCCCAAATAAGGCCAAACAGAAGTAGCACTGTGGCTCCACCAACCAGAGATCCCCTTCCCCCTTCTTCCCGTGTAGATACAGGGGTGCCATTATCCAGATGATAGTATTAAGATACTTTGTACGATGGTGCGTGATCTGAAGATTGATTTTGATACCTTTCTTTTGTGGAGGCCCCAGGTGGTGGTTCTTCTATAATCCAGTCACTTATGTAGGCAAATTCATCCCCCTCACTCCTCAATCCTTCACACACCTTAATTCCTATCATCTTTTCCATATTACCATCAGACCCACATCCAACCAAGCCTCTTCCAcctcattacattttatattgcctcaaatgttttaataaatactgtatttacagaaCATGTCATGCCCCAGAGTTATTTAGGATTCTGTTTGAGGGTGACCTGACCCAATGACGCCATATGGAGGCGCTGTGGCACTGTCCGTGAGTGGTGTCCAGCCTCGCCTTGTCCGCCTGGCATGTCCAGCGGGAGGAGGGTGAGCTGTATGTCCATTGATCCCCAAGCTGGTATGTCCAGAGCCCTATCTTCAAAAGGGCAAGATGGCTGAAGAATGCACAAGATTGCTCTTCCGCAGTAAACGGTGTGGTAAACAGTCCCATGCAGGATGCATTGATTGCTTTCCTAGCTGCAGGTCTCATCCTTTAGGCATTTATGGCCCCCACCTGTGTGTAGCAGTTGAACACAAGTAGACACCAGACGAGTCCTTTTGCAGTGGAATTTTATGATAAAGTCCTTCTGCTGTGAATGTTTGCCTTACAGCCTCGCAGTTAGCTTCTCCTCGGCGATGGTAGTCAGAATTTGTAAACATGTGTCTCTCCAGTGACGTTGCCTAGCGATGTCCTCATCGTGTCACGTAGACAGCAGGGTTCCCCTGGAAACCACGTGTCTCGCTCCAGCAGGCCCGTGACGTCATCAACACTTAAAGGGGGCACACAAAGAGACACAGCAGCACGcaaaaccaaaaggaaaaaggaagcaGTGCTAATACAAAGTAGAGGGACGTAacatagctaatgttaaactcggtgaaaatgcagaaagcagaaCTCTCTAAAGTTTGGGtgcattgtattattttagTGCTTATTAATTTAGCATCTGGAGGTGGAGCACGGCTGGGAAAAAAGATATACACAATATTCCAATCTGGAGAGGTTTTCAGGATATCTGGGCCCACCTTTGGGAACACgcatgtcaaattttactgctttgttaaATCCActtttttattggtgtttattGGTATACATCCTGGAGTACgattgtaaaaagaaatctaGTTTCATCCAGTATCTGAAGTATATACAGTCACTAccgaataaagaaaatacaaaacatttttggatttcttctttgtttttcaggatgaatgtgtcctgtatgtttacagAGCGAGACTCCCGTGTGATCAGGGGTTATTTTGGTAGAAAtgttctctttatttcaagctttgaaccatgtctggACTGCATATAGTTTCGTGTATGGAGATAACAGTACTGCATGGAGATAATGAGGTTTCTTTAAGACAGGGGAGGTTCCTACAAAAGCCCTGGATTTTAAGTGGGGTTTAAGGGGTTAACTCCTCTAAAGACACAACTTAACATCAAATCCAGTTCTGGAGTGCTGCCTGATCCTCCCTGCCTCACAGAAAGTCCAGATTCCTTTAGCAGGTCCCACACATGGCAGCAGAGGAAGACTCCAAACTGAGACTTTTAAACTGGAagcattcagttcagttagCATTTACTAAATGTACTGCACAGAGCAACTCCTTTATTATATGGAAATTCAGGATTTTGCACAAGTAGTATCTGTAGTCTATTCTCTATTTGTCTCAAAAACACTCCACACAAAACAAGGATCCTGTAGCGTTTATTTGAACTGTAATACAACACACGCTGTAAAAAAAGTTTGGTTCTCCCAACTAAAACGTTTAAAGTAACTGTATACAATAGCACTTTTCAGTTTGCTGTACCTTCAAGGTTCTGTGCATTACAAACTCTATGATCCAGCGACAATTATTTTATGTTGGCTGAGCAACGATAAATAAGTTGTATTAACTTTGATTTAACAATATTAACTTACATTAATATTGAGGTATTCagccaacaaaatattttcactctATTTTTTCTCTAAATctctaaatataataataaaaattattttatattcaaatacaataacaaaattaccaaattcatgtaactaaatattttacactgggCCAACCTAAATAATAAAGGTGTTtgtaggggaaaaaacaaacaagacataattctatccatccatctggtaacatttttgtaacatttatttaattattatttgatagTAATATGATAAATGGTCAATTATGAGGAATTGACATACTCACCAAcccacctcttcatgtgtttatttcacactgacacagcacacctcgtcatgtgtttatttcagtgtctcCTGCGCACTTTGATGAAACTGAAGAAGGATGAGAAGTTGAAACagtttcagagccatctgagtcaggatTGCCCAGAATGCTTTAAGACTCTGTCTGAAGATCCTTCTGTACTGCTTAAGtttatgaagatgaaggaattgTTCAAAAGTCATCGAATTGAAggttacccagaatgcactgagagagagcagaaggatCCTGAGGCCCGGTACATAGTTGAGAAgttgctggagacctgtggcagtgagaggtctctgaagatcacactccacatcATGAGGAACATGATGCAGAAGgatctcactgactcactggagagagatgagcagcgcAGTAAGAGTTTTCTCTCATTGCGAATGTGTGTCCATTCAAATGCTGGAATTAGCTATAGCATCCACACTTCcataatagtgttttacattgACAACATTACATATAGAAAGTGTCACAACCAATGTGCACACAAAGACTTATGTAACACTGTGATATGCGTAAAATGCTGTTAAATATGAgtctattaatatttttattggtagtttttaaaaaatctgttattgAATGGGAAAtgtttatcacattttaaacataattgtttctcatatttcctctcttcagatgaATCCATAAAAATAGTCCAGAAGGCACTTAAAGCTCATCTAAAGAggaagtttgaatgcatatttgatgGTTTAGCAAAGCAGAGCAACGcaaccctcctcaatgagatctatacagagctctacatcacagaggggggaagtgggggggtcaataatgaacacgaggtcagacagattgagacagcatccaagagacaaaccacacaggagactgcaatcctctgcaatgacatctttaagccttcaCCTGGACAAAAGAAacccatcagaactgtgcttacaaagggcatcgctggcattgggaaaactgtctctgtgcagaagttcattctggactgggcagaaggaaaagccaatcaggacgttaatttcatcttcactcttcctttccgagatctgaatttgaagaaggaaagagcattcagtctgatgcaacttctgcagcactactttccacaactgaaagagagcCAAAGTGTTGAAGGTGATGAGGTCAAAGTGGTgtttatctttgatggtctggatgagtgtcgacttcctctagatttccaaGGTAATGAGatctgctgtgatataacagaatcatcatcagtggatgtgctgctgaccaacctcattaaggggaatctgcttccctctgctctcctctggatcacctcccgaccagcagcagccaatcagatccctcctgagtgtgTCCACCGAGTGACAGAGGTACGCgggttcaatgacccacagaaggaggggtacttcaggaagagaatcaaagatcagaaccaggccagcagaattatctcacacataaagtcatccaggagtctctacatcatgtgtcacataccagtcttctgctggatttctgctactgttctggagacaatgttgggtaaaacagagagtggagatctgcccaaaactctgactgaaatgtacacacacttcctgctcattcagactaatgtgaagaatcagAAGTATCATGGCACTGATGAGACAGACTCAAAGAAGATGTCagcatcagatacagaaatcatcctgaaactggggcggctggcttttctacagctggaaaacggcaatctgatattctatgaagaggacctgagagagagtggcattgatgtcagtgaagcttcagtgtactctggggtgtgcacagagatctttaaagaggagtgtgggttgtatcaggagaaggtctactgctttgtgcatctgagcattcaggagtatctggctgccttgtttgtgtttcattcatgtgtaaatgggaacagaaatgtactcagagcagaagaatcaaaaTCTCACAGTggcagagtgcagctgtctgagttacacaggactgcagtggatcaggccttaaagagtaagaatggacacctggaccttttcctcagattccttcttggcctctctctggagTCCATTCAGAAGCTCTTAGGGGgactactgacacagacaggacgcagatcacctgtaccagacctacagacacagacagaaagcagatcaCAGAGCATTAAtaaaacagtccagtacattaaggAGAGGATCAGAgaggaatcttcagcagagaggaccatcaatctgttccactgtctcagtgaactgaatgacaactccctagtggaggaaatccaaaattccctgagatcaggaaaactttctgataaaaagctggaaccacaccagtgttcagctctggcctttgtgttactgatgtcagaggagatcctggatgagtttgacttgaaaacctacaacacatcagcagcaggtcatcagagactggtaccagtagtcaggaactgcaggaaggccacgTGAGTATTGTatcattaataatgtagatgaTTGACAGTGTATTTTCACACTTAATATTTCTAGTGAGAGTAAAGTACAATAAAATTGTCTGGTAAGTGAAAATTTGGTATAAATGATAACTTCTGGAGTTAGTGCCCTCATTTAAACCCTTTGCGCGcatgccaaatctgcccaatcgTTGCCCATTCACGGGggaccttatttaaagctttataactccagacgtgagcatcacagagacttcaataatggcttaaatgaggaaagacatttgtaccatttacaatactaagattagtttatattcataatgtaggaagaaataaagtgccacaaatgcaattgtctaggcaaaataatctaaattgaatttgctcttttttggtttgcaatgaaatactgagaggacccatatataaaacagattaCACTATAcgtgtcctggatcaaaaactccttgaccacaagatcataaaatctaagggtggatatgtagaactactatggatttatgaagcaaaaactaagtagtgtacccagtgtctccaaaactatccaaaatgtctaaattatgcattgctgtaaatcatgtatttcactataAATCAATTGTTTTATCTGACGAAACTCACTgttatcattttcaagtgggaattacaagatTTCCATCAGTACAGAGGCCTAAAATATCTAGtgtcctgaaacatatccaaaatctctccaaaaattaattaaatgcttttttttctgttataaagcatataaacatGCCCCTtttgaaggtttaagatgaatcATTCATATtagattaaaaataatgcaaaaacattatcacacaatgtggaacagtacctaaatgtgtaatcattaattCTTGTATGTTTTCCTGTACTCTAcggtatgtaatgtttttttgtatgggaatttgacattaaaacaaattcaactgtccaccacTATGTTCCAGTTCAGGTCACATCCGATGCATTAAACACAATGACTACTTAGCAACCaatgaacgcttacattacagttacattacactcaaattcaaaatattagctattttggaaggtgcccaagcatcacaaataagtgtatatttcacaaacggattgtccaagacaatatatgactactcagtctggaaagggacatctctacgtgtaaaaccaatggtaaggttgtatatttattccatattaatgcccagatattgacagtagaatgacatggtataattttttaaaattcctctttatttaagtgttcagtgagcagcatttttcacagctgtactggcataccttcagCTATTGTTGACTTTATCTTGCTGCAatgatggaatacaaatttttagcggtaaaagaatgtttttatgtatgcccAGATGTGCAAGTTCGgtgttgaataatgtgtttccATTTAAACAAATCCAGACCAGGTCTTAACTCATAGCacattttgctattttggtGGCGTTATGAATGCGGCacacatgtgaatgcatgacacagatgtgagaaatatttaatttcagtttgactgtttcaaatgcaagctgtgctcatttacgcAGTCCAATGGCAGCTATTTTCGCAGTGCATCTGTATGGAGCTAACATTTAGAACTGATCATGTGACTAAACTGACACAGTAGCCTCAGTGAAGTGGATTATTTCTAATACTGAATGAATTACATTCTGTCATCAAACTGAAGatgaattatttgtgaaatttgtaaTTATAACAACTGCGCTCACCCCTATGAGAGCAGGGAGGCTTCAGTGCAAAGCCTGGGAACAGtcaaaaaaagtgttcatcCTTTACTACTTTCTCCATACATTAAGCCAGCACACCACCAACTTGCGTGTTATTGGTCAATGATTGAGCAAACGtttgtaatgttaaaaatgtattttagatgcTTAGAAGGGTTGGGTGGTACATtacagccctcagaaagtcagtgcattctttgtggtgtgctgtgttataCACTAAATAGCCATACACCTTGGATGTGACACAGACCCCACAGAGTAGACATTACAGGACTTtcatagggagagagaaagagattacagcacacagagtgcACGAGAGAGCAGGGACTTGTTGGCTGTGGAGCCGTTTCTCTCGTGAGCACACATTCAtcttatcaagtgcatgtctgaaataaatgaaacttagttgaagtggtgaaatgttttctttatttttaattgtggtacaaaaattgacagtaaagaaacaatattcataatatacaatattacctctctgcagactgaacagctgtaacctcacagagaagtcctgcgaaattgtggcctcagctctccagacATCAAACTCaaccctgagagatctggacctcagctacaattacctgggagattcaggagtgaagctgctctgtgctggactgatgagtccaaactgtaaactacagagactggggtgagtagtgctgtgtactgtgtgaccttaattGTTGTGGCTGtgtaagggtttgaattttgtcacagggaagaaaacaaatttcctgatttcattcattttcaaaacctgtaacctgaatgtttgtgtgaatacaatttAGCATATATGCAtattgactggggtgtgctcATATGAAATTATCGCTAGACACTgcaccctggagagagagacactctactgctgccatctaagtgttctcTGACACTAAAACCTCAGTCAGCATACAAGTGAGCAATTCATGacctctgtattattttatccatctgGACACTGACTCTAGCAGCTGTCCCAGAGGAGCTGCACATCCTGCTAGTGAAATCAACAAATATGCCCAGTGAGTAACACAGTAAGGGTGTTGCCCCAGAACTTTATTAACGAGGCCAATGCAGTGATTGGTTCTtacagagatgcacacttcaGTCAGCGTATAAGTGAGCCATGTAGTTTGGTGCAGTGTAAGAGAAAACAGTTTATcatgacaaaatatgaaagttgCCAATAACCAGGAATAGACAGCTTTAACAATGTTAAGAGGCAATCATTTGGATGGATTTTCCACAAAGATTATaaagatgcaaaagcaatagtttaaatgtttaattgggatggcaggtacggtatgccatcccgccaagttacgccttggcggggcggcatgccctaTACCTATACAGCCCAGAGagttggcacttttcagggttcccttcaaaaataactgcaatgaccacagactctcagcccttaaaaacattcatttctgtaccttctgacctcatttcaacagacagaattcacaaacaatgtctcacgtccacacaataaagccccaaacttaggggattttgtgttttttccttcttcttcttcctgcctgattacatcatcataaatgctccaggcccacaaagaatacatcTCCCCACTGGAAATTTAGTTATATCAGCCAATAGAaacatcagatacacacacaaatatacaagtaCACGTTTAAAAGTACAAAACTTTGCAGCCATAATGTCTGCAGTCTTTTAGCTCACTGGGTTGCCGTTGGAACTTTTTGTAACAGATGCAGGTTCATCCCCCCTCGGACTCATGCGATCCTCTAATTACACTGGATTgatggctaactaaaaataaagcatttaaactattgctttggCATCTGTAAAATCCttgtgggaaactcatttatatttcacaaatccaaataaaatacacccacacattaGACAGTTACACCTTCACCTTCAAGTTTTacattagctaccttgctaaagATACAACAGATCGTGTGTATAATGTTACTACAGATGGCTCTGCAATTAAGCAGTAAAATCAGTGATACATTTCTGTCTGGTAGGTAACATTACTGGTCGTACAGAAACTGccgcaagataatgacttctccATGCCTGGTATATCGCTTTTTTATAAGTCAAAATGGTTGCATTGTGCCAGTACTGGTACTGTAACTACTTCTTAACTAGACTACTGTAGCGACCCTGCAACGccatatttctaaattaatg from Anguilla anguilla isolate fAngAng1 chromosome 12, fAngAng1.pri, whole genome shotgun sequence encodes the following:
- the LOC118210034 gene encoding NACHT, LRR and PYD domains-containing protein 3-like isoform X1, encoding MSLSEEPDTKGGTLSTKRKRVQVETAGSPVPTCKSMKSDHSIERPFTFRGEVTGDQRVQVERAGSPVPSCLSMKSDRSMDCQIAFRGEVTGDQRIPQSLQSCSLEENSSEKLSFTRQCLLRTLMKLKKDEKLKQFQSHLSQDCPECFKTLSEDPSVLLKFMKMKELFKSHRIEGYPECTEREQKDPEARYIVEKLLETCGSERSLKITLHIMRNMMQKDLTDSLERDEQRNESIKIVQKALKAHLKRKFECIFDGLAKQSNATLLNEIYTELYITEGGSGGVNNEHEVRQIETASKRQTTQETAILCNDIFKPSPGQKKPIRTVLTKGIAGIGKTVSVQKFILDWAEGKANQDVNFIFTLPFRDLNLKKERAFSLMQLLQHYFPQLKESQSVEGDEVKVVFIFDGLDECRLPLDFQGNEICCDITESSSVDVLLTNLIKGNLLPSALLWITSRPAAANQIPPECVHRVTEVRGFNDPQKEGYFRKRIKDQNQASRIISHIKSSRSLYIMCHIPVFCWISATVLETMLGKTESGDLPKTLTEMYTHFLLIQTNVKNQKYHGTDETDSKKMSASDTEIILKLGRLAFLQLENGNLIFYEEDLRESGIDVSEASVYSGVCTEIFKEECGLYQEKVYCFVHLSIQEYLAALFVFHSCVNGNRNVLRAEESKSHSGRVQLSELHRTAVDQALKSKNGHLDLFLRFLLGLSLESIQKLLGGLLTQTGRRSPVPDLQTQTESRSQSINKTVQYIKERIREESSAERTINLFHCLSELNDNSLVEEIQNSLRSGKLSDKKLEPHQCSALAFVLLMSEEILDEFDLKTYNTSAAGHQRLVPVVRNCRKATLNSCNLTEKSCEIVASALQTSNSTLRDLDLSYNYLGDSGVKLLCAGLMSPNCKLQRLGLGWCSLTEGCCDVLASVLRSPHSELRDLELRDNELQDSGVTALSAGLEDPHCKLQRLGLNSCDLTEESCDIVASALQSSNSALRDLDLSYNNLGDSGVKLLCAGLMSPNSKLQRLGLGWCELTERCCDVLASVLRSPHSELRDLELRDNELQDSGVTALSAGLEDPHCKLQRLGLNSCNLTEESCDIVASALQSSNSTLRDLDLSCNNLEASKMMLSYGVKLLCAGLMSPNCKLERLGLNCCNLTEKSCDIVASALQSSNSTLRDLDLSYNNLRDSGVKLLCAGLMSPNCKLQRLGAFPAQALSHIQTAILEERIKQME